A section of the Thermodesulfobacteriota bacterium genome encodes:
- a CDS encoding tetratricopeptide repeat protein, with product MENEVDRGGEDGRQGEPPYKGEGGGAAFLYGKYAPLAAIFLITATALLIYSNALHGPFLVDDEMYVKENRTIRSLWKFLDISGTRYVAFLSFALNYKLGGLDVFGYHLVNVAIHVVNGLLVWWLVVLTFRTPALSKAGEDRRLSYFIALGAALIFISHPVQTQAVTYITQRFASLATLFYLLSLVLYIKWRFSRRWRLYAVSLLSAVLAMKTKEIAFTLPVIICLYELTFFGLSFNGHEQRTRSRFPPLVPFLLTMAIIPLELFGPELGLWEGGYGVEGKYLRELQLKDLETVPPYTYLLTQLRVVVTYLRLLVLPVGQRMDYDYPISHSFFEPGVLLSFLFLFSLFGFAFYLFLRSRKTNNGHGLLISFGALWFFVTLSVESSVVPIKHVIFEHRLYLPLAGLSIGFTAVLFYLLGTAGRGRAAWALLLVIVAALSTAAHRRNEVWADELGFWTYEVGKSPGKSTAYNGLGVVYARTGRTDEAAELFGEAIRLNPKEVIAYNNLARIDMDMGSLDRALKSLEAALLARPDYVETYNNLGVVYYKQGRTGESIEAYREALKLDPALAEAHNNLGLAYERSGLKEEALGEYAEALRIRPAYPEARYNLGFVYYGQGRTDEAIEEYLAALELGHEEAELHNSLGLAYADKGLVDKAMEEFSAAIGLNPDHAEARNNLGTAYFTRGRIDEAVEEYLKALSLAPDHAEARYNLALAYREKGMKDEAIRELEKVLETSPDVGRGQELLDSLSGP from the coding sequence ATGGAGAATGAAGTGGACAGGGGGGGGGAGGACGGAAGGCAAGGCGAGCCCCCCTATAAGGGGGAGGGTGGTGGTGCGGCGTTCCTTTACGGGAAGTACGCTCCCCTCGCTGCTATTTTTCTAATAACGGCGACGGCCCTCCTTATCTACTCCAACGCCCTCCACGGCCCCTTCCTCGTTGACGACGAGATGTACGTCAAGGAGAACCGGACGATACGCAGTCTCTGGAAGTTCCTCGACATATCGGGCACGCGGTACGTGGCCTTCCTCTCCTTCGCGCTTAACTATAAGCTCGGGGGGCTCGACGTCTTCGGCTACCACCTCGTAAACGTGGCGATACATGTGGTAAACGGCCTTCTGGTCTGGTGGCTGGTCGTTTTGACGTTCCGCACCCCGGCCCTTTCCAAGGCCGGGGAAGACCGGCGGCTGAGCTACTTCATCGCGCTCGGCGCGGCCCTTATCTTCATCTCCCATCCGGTCCAGACCCAGGCCGTTACCTACATAACCCAACGCTTCGCCTCTCTCGCCACGCTCTTCTATCTGCTCTCGCTCGTCCTCTATATTAAGTGGAGGTTTTCCCGCCGGTGGCGGCTCTATGCCGTCTCTCTCCTCTCGGCCGTCCTCGCCATGAAGACAAAGGAGATAGCCTTTACCCTGCCGGTTATAATCTGCCTCTACGAACTTACGTTCTTCGGTCTTTCCTTTAACGGACACGAGCAACGGACACGGTCACGGTTTCCCCCCCTCGTCCCCTTCCTGCTTACGATGGCCATAATACCTCTCGAACTCTTCGGTCCGGAACTGGGGCTGTGGGAGGGGGGGTACGGGGTAGAGGGAAAATATTTGAGAGAACTTCAGTTGAAGGATTTGGAGACCGTCCCGCCCTACACCTACCTCCTGACCCAGTTGAGGGTGGTCGTAACCTACCTGAGGCTTCTGGTGCTCCCGGTGGGCCAGCGCATGGACTACGACTACCCTATTTCCCATTCGTTTTTCGAGCCGGGGGTGCTTTTGTCGTTCTTATTCCTTTTTTCCCTTTTTGGTTTTGCCTTTTACCTTTTCTTGCGGTCACGCAAGACGAATAACGGCCACGGCCTTCTTATCTCGTTCGGCGCGCTTTGGTTCTTCGTGACCCTTTCGGTCGAGTCGTCCGTGGTCCCGATAAAGCACGTTATATTCGAGCACAGGCTCTACCTTCCGCTCGCGGGCCTTTCGATCGGCTTTACGGCTGTACTCTTTTATCTCCTCGGCACGGCGGGGAGGGGAAGGGCCGCATGGGCCCTTCTGCTCGTTATAGTCGCGGCCCTCTCCACTGCCGCCCACAGGAGGAACGAGGTGTGGGCGGACGAGCTTGGGTTCTGGACCTATGAGGTCGGCAAGTCGCCCGGCAAGTCTACGGCATATAACGGGCTCGGGGTCGTTTACGCCAGGACGGGGCGGACGGACGAGGCCGCGGAACTCTTCGGGGAGGCTATAAGGCTTAACCCGAAAGAGGTAATAGCTTATAACAACCTCGCCCGCATCGACATGGATATGGGCTCCCTCGACAGGGCGCTCAAGAGCCTGGAGGCGGCGCTACTCGCGAGGCCAGACTACGTGGAGACGTACAACAACCTGGGTGTCGTCTATTACAAGCAGGGCAGGACAGGCGAGTCCATAGAGGCATACAGGGAGGCCCTGAAGCTCGACCCGGCACTTGCGGAAGCCCACAACAACCTCGGCCTCGCCTATGAGAGAAGTGGCCTGAAAGAGGAGGCGCTCGGGGAGTACGCGGAAGCCCTCAGGATAAGACCCGCCTACCCCGAGGCCCGTTATAACCTCGGCTTCGTCTACTACGGGCAGGGCCGTACGGACGAGGCCATAGAGGAGTACCTCGCCGCCCTGGAGCTCGGCCATGAGGAAGCGGAGCTGCATAACTCCCTGGGGCTGGCCTATGCCGACAAGGGGTTAGTGGATAAGGCCATGGAGGAGTTTAGCGCCGCCATAGGGCTTAACCCCGACCATGCGGAGGCCCGTAACAACCTCGGGACCGCCTACTTCACCAGGGGGCGGATCGACGAGGCCGTGGAGGAGTACCTCAAGGCCTTGAGCCTGGCCCCGGATCACGCCGAGGCGCGTTATAACCTCGCCCTTGCCTACAGGGAAAAGGGGATGAAGGACGAGGCGATAAGGGAGCTCGAAAAGGTTCTGGAGACCAGCCCGGACGTGGGGAGGGGTCAGGAGCTTCTTGACTCTCTTTCGGGGCCGTAG